Proteins from a single region of Pyrus communis chromosome 6, drPyrComm1.1, whole genome shotgun sequence:
- the LOC137736748 gene encoding zinc finger protein CONSTANS-LIKE 5-like, which translates to MPLRTHLQFYSLLSNRSYTHSLAKLLPSDVVLRIYMGLQDRWTAAAVGLVDKPCDSCKTSAAALFCRAHLAFLCLACDSRIHPANKLTTRHKRVWMCGVCEQAPAAVTCKADAAALCVSCDADIHSANPLARRHERVPVEPFYDSAESIIVKSTTTGPSSTAAAHNYLVPNGDVVFNTKDIENDAASSWLIPKPNFNSKLHMDIAPDILKSSDDLIFPEMDSLLEFDYPTSIHNISGSGASKDSVVPVQPDPIPSPSFNMNYNFSGPADHNCFDLDFCRSKLSSSFSYPTQSLSQSVSSSSLDAGVVPDGNSLSDIPYLFGRNTSSNGSEPGDISYSFGPKASNKVSEAGVPVSATPASQPATQLCGLDGEARVLRYRQKRKNRKFQKTIRYASRKAYAETRPRIKGRFAKRDKTETETEVGDRIYCSGPGIYIPDPQFGVVPTF; encoded by the exons ATGCCTCTGAGAACACACCTACAATTCTACTCGCTTCTCTCTAACAGAAGCTACACGCATTCGCTAGCAAAGTTACTCCCCTCCGACGTCGTTTTGAGGATATACATGGGGCTCCAAGACCGGTGGACTGCCGCAGCTGTCGGCTTAGTCGACAAGCCCTGCGACTCCTGCAAGACCTCGGCGGCGGCCTTGTTCTGCCGAGCCCACTTGGCCTTTCTCTGCCTGGCCTGCGACTCCAGGATCCACCCCGCCAACAAGCTCACCACACGCCACAAGCGAGTCTGGATGTGCGGGGTCTGCGAGCAGGCCCCAGCCGCCGTCACCTGCAAGGCCGACGCCGCCGCTCTCTGCGTCAGCTGCGACGCTGACATCCACTCGGCTAACCCCCTCGCCCGCCGCCACGAGCGGGTCCCGGTCGAGCCTTTTTACGACTCCGCCGAGTCTATCATCGTCAAGTCAACAACAACTGGCCCGTCATCCACCGCCGCGGCCCACAACTATCTCGTCCCAAACGGCGACGTTGTATTTAACACTAAAGACATTGAAAACGACGCCGCGTCGAGCTGGCTGATCCCTAAGCCGAATTTCAACTCGAAGCTCCATATGGATATCGCTCCGGACATCCTAAAGTCCTCCGATGATCTCATCTTCCCCGAAATGGATTCGCTGCTGGAGTTCGATTACCCTACCTCAATACACAATATTTCGGGTTCAGGTGCGAGTAAGGACAGCGTTGTTCCGGTTCAACCCGACCCGATTCCATCGCCATCGTTCAACATGAACTACAACTTTTCGGGTCCCGCCGATCACAACTGCTTCGACCTGGACTTTTGCAGAAGCAAGCTCTCTTCTTCCTTCAGCTATCCGACTCAGTCCCTCAGTCAAAGC GTTTCGTCCTCTTCCTTAGATGCCGGAGTTGTTCCCGATGGGAACTCCCTCTCCGATATACCGTATCTCTTCGGCCGAAACACCAGCAGCAACGGTTCGGAACCGGGAGATATATCCTACTCTTTCGGCCCAAAAGCCAGCAACAAGGTTTCGGAAGCCGGCGTACCGGTCTCGGCAACTCCTGCGAGTCAACCAGCGACTCAGCTCTGCGGACTCGACGGGGAGGCTAGGGTATTGAGATACAGACAGAAGAGGAAGAACCGCAAGTTCCAGAAAACAATCCGATATGCTTCGCGGAAGGCGTATGCCGAAACTCGTCCGAGGATCAAGGGTCGGTTCGCGAAACGCGACAAAACCGAAACCGAGACCGAGGTGGGGGATCGCATCTATTGCTCCGGGCCGGGCATTTATATTCCGGACCCACAATTCGGCGTCGTTCCGACGTTTTGA